The Streptomyces sp. NBC_00162 genome window below encodes:
- a CDS encoding alpha/beta hydrolase: MTQSLPADFDIADMTWPPPPYRPPVRPVTGPDGVRRFEGVTYATTPGYRPRLLDVQVPAGEGPFPAVVWIHGGGWLDGDRRYPPPTVPADLLHGSVLGAGLALVSIDYRHSLEAPFPAQLHDVKSAIRYVRAFADVLGIDPERIGVWGESAGGHLAALAGLVGPGSPGGPALEGTEGVASGESGVLAVVDWYGCSDLVALAAHPMPAMPSEVEFPDPYEALLGAPVHEDPEPARAASPVTYAGGPHLPPFLLVHGTHDGLVPYSQSEALAEALEGAGGEVTLQPVEGADHIFLGSPDVPGIVAESVAFLAGHLTPAAASGSAEQ, from the coding sequence ATGACGCAATCTCTCCCGGCCGATTTCGACATCGCCGACATGACCTGGCCGCCCCCGCCGTACCGGCCCCCGGTACGGCCCGTGACCGGCCCGGACGGCGTACGCCGCTTCGAGGGGGTCACGTACGCGACCACGCCCGGCTACCGTCCCCGGCTGCTCGACGTCCAGGTGCCCGCCGGCGAAGGACCGTTCCCCGCCGTCGTCTGGATCCACGGCGGCGGCTGGCTGGACGGCGACCGGCGCTACCCGCCGCCGACCGTGCCCGCCGACCTGCTGCACGGCTCGGTGCTCGGGGCCGGGCTCGCGCTGGTCTCCATCGACTACCGGCACAGCCTCGAAGCGCCCTTCCCGGCCCAGCTGCACGATGTGAAGTCCGCCATCCGCTACGTCCGCGCGTTCGCGGACGTCCTCGGCATCGACCCCGAACGGATCGGCGTCTGGGGCGAGTCGGCCGGCGGCCACCTGGCCGCGCTCGCCGGTCTCGTCGGCCCCGGCAGCCCGGGCGGCCCGGCCCTGGAGGGCACGGAGGGGGTCGCCTCCGGGGAGAGCGGGGTGCTGGCCGTCGTCGACTGGTACGGCTGCTCCGACCTGGTCGCCCTGGCCGCCCACCCCATGCCGGCGATGCCGTCCGAGGTCGAGTTCCCCGACCCGTACGAGGCCCTGCTCGGCGCCCCGGTGCACGAGGACCCGGAACCGGCGCGGGCGGCCAGCCCGGTGACGTACGCCGGGGGTCCGCACCTGCCGCCCTTCCTGCTGGTGCACGGGACCCACGACGGCCTGGTCCCCTACAGCCAGAGCGAGGCGCTCGCCGAGGCGCTGGAGGGCGCCGGGGGCGAGGTCACCCTGCAGCCCGTCGAGGGCGCGGACCACATCTTCCTCGGCTCCCCGGACGTCCCCGGGATCGTCGCCGAGAGCGTGGCCTTCCTGGCCGGGCACCTCACTCCCGCGGCCGCGTCGGGCAGCGCCGAGCAGTAG
- a CDS encoding carboxylesterase/lipase family protein — protein sequence MAHSPGEDPMVVDLPAGRLRGAAEGGLLVFRGVPYAEPPVGDLRWKHARPHAGWSGIRDATADGPSAPQLYREGGDPVLGGHGSPPFDEDCLTLNVWTPGADGARRPVLVWIHGGGFVSGSGSLPGYSGATFARDGDLVVVSINYRIGPLGYLCLGPEDGEQGEPGEGVNHWLTDQLAALRWVRENIASLGGDPDSITVAGQSGGAVSTAALAGHPQAQGLIKRVILQSPPFGLDLPDPDAALERTAAYLELAGAKDVAELRTLPWPALIGASIGLFARTTRWGYWPTPFLPVIDADTLPQHPAEALLGGAAAGIDVMIGWTREEANFGFALDEGYAAATRDQVTDRIAETFGAAAAPSVYAAYERTRPGAGPHDVLMDLITDELFRVPAVRLAEARAELGRPVWAFQFDLPTPACEGRLGAAHCLELPFVFDNFDQWSHAPFLNGLDPAVRDGLAHAMHQAWIAFVRTGDPNHSGLPRWQPYDTGTRTTMRFDSVVTALDDLAGDSRLLHLTRVT from the coding sequence ATGGCTCACTCCCCAGGCGAGGACCCGATGGTCGTGGACCTGCCCGCAGGGCGGCTCCGCGGCGCGGCCGAAGGGGGTCTCCTCGTCTTCCGCGGCGTGCCGTACGCCGAACCGCCGGTCGGCGACCTGCGCTGGAAGCACGCCCGCCCGCACGCGGGCTGGAGCGGAATCCGCGACGCCACCGCCGACGGCCCGAGCGCGCCGCAGCTCTACCGGGAAGGCGGTGACCCGGTTCTCGGCGGCCACGGTTCGCCCCCCTTCGACGAGGACTGCCTGACGCTCAACGTCTGGACTCCCGGCGCCGACGGAGCCCGCCGCCCGGTGCTCGTCTGGATCCACGGCGGCGGCTTCGTGTCCGGCTCCGGTTCACTGCCCGGCTACTCCGGCGCGACCTTCGCGCGCGACGGCGACCTCGTGGTCGTGAGCATCAACTACCGCATCGGACCGCTGGGTTACCTCTGTCTCGGCCCCGAGGACGGCGAGCAGGGCGAGCCGGGCGAAGGTGTCAACCACTGGCTCACCGACCAGCTCGCCGCCCTGCGCTGGGTACGGGAGAACATCGCCTCCCTCGGCGGCGACCCGGACTCCATCACGGTCGCCGGCCAGTCGGGCGGAGCGGTGTCCACCGCGGCCCTCGCCGGGCATCCGCAGGCGCAGGGCCTGATCAAGCGAGTGATCCTGCAGAGCCCGCCCTTCGGGCTGGACCTCCCCGACCCGGACGCCGCCCTGGAGCGCACCGCCGCCTACCTGGAGCTGGCCGGGGCCAAGGACGTGGCGGAACTGCGCACCCTGCCCTGGCCCGCGCTGATCGGAGCGAGCATCGGACTGTTCGCGCGGACCACGCGGTGGGGGTACTGGCCGACCCCCTTCCTGCCCGTGATCGACGCCGACACCCTGCCGCAGCACCCGGCCGAGGCCCTGCTGGGCGGGGCGGCTGCCGGGATCGATGTCATGATCGGCTGGACGCGGGAGGAGGCCAACTTCGGGTTCGCCCTCGACGAGGGGTACGCCGCCGCGACCCGGGACCAGGTCACCGACCGCATCGCGGAGACCTTCGGCGCTGCCGCCGCCCCTTCGGTGTACGCGGCGTACGAGCGGACCCGCCCCGGCGCCGGCCCGCACGACGTGCTCATGGACCTGATCACGGACGAGCTCTTCCGGGTCCCCGCCGTACGGCTGGCCGAGGCCAGGGCCGAGCTGGGCCGGCCCGTCTGGGCCTTCCAGTTCGACCTGCCCACCCCCGCCTGCGAGGGCCGGCTCGGCGCCGCGCACTGCCTCGAGCTCCCCTTCGTCTTCGACAACTTCGACCAGTGGTCGCACGCGCCCTTCCTGAACGGGCTCGACCCCGCCGTCCGCGACGGCCTCGCGCACGCCATGCACCAGGCCTGGATCGCCTTCGTCCGCACGGGCGACCCGAACCATTCCGGCCTGCCGCGATGGCAGCCGTACGACACCGGGACGCGCACCACGATGCGCTTCGACTCGGTCGTCACCGCCCTCGACGACCTCGCCGGCGACTCCCGGCTCCTTCATCTGACGCGTGTAACCTAA
- a CDS encoding ATP-binding protein, giving the protein MLTTIGGSVRSFTHWVTDPAPAAVPQVRARVRAVLEVWRVSLDESDALLLAVSELVGNVVRHAGAGRMRVAVTSDAGWLRLEVTDQGASLPRLPAPRSEVDPDSEDGRGLLMVQLLVAGMGGELAVIADEFGKSVRVRIPAA; this is encoded by the coding sequence ATGCTCACCACCATCGGCGGCTCGGTCCGCAGCTTCACCCACTGGGTCACCGATCCCGCCCCGGCGGCCGTCCCGCAGGTCAGGGCCCGGGTGCGGGCCGTACTCGAAGTCTGGCGGGTTTCCCTCGACGAGTCGGACGCCCTGCTGCTGGCCGTCAGCGAGCTCGTCGGCAACGTCGTCCGGCACGCGGGCGCGGGCCGGATGCGGGTGGCGGTGACCTCCGACGCCGGATGGCTCCGGCTGGAGGTCACCGACCAGGGCGCGTCCCTCCCGCGGCTGCCCGCACCCCGCTCGGAGGTCGACCCGGACTCCGAAGACGGGCGCGGACTGCTGATGGTCCAGCTTCTGGTGGCCGGGATGGGCGGCGAACTCGCCGTGATCGCGGACGAGTTCGGCAAGTCCGTCCGCGTGCGCATCCCGGCGGCCTGA
- a CDS encoding LacI family DNA-binding transcriptional regulator, which produces MAKDTSVPASITSADVARLAGVSRATVSFVLNDTPGHRVSETTRARVRDAARQLGYVPHAAARSLRAGRSNLVLMPASISAIGRLVSDWVDDLHSELDRHGYTAVLHAGRFADPLDAARAWAELRPAAVVAMDGDRFTGQAAELLRRAGVRGLLAFAAHPVEGVHTIDFDHARIGAAAAEHLIGRGRSRIGVVMPLERGLGTLAQPRLAGAESVAARRMATVTPVELAYTRESVTALARRWRSLHLDSVFAYNDEYAALLLHAFQAEGISVPDEVALVGSDDLVLSALQQPALTTVRLDLPSAALIADTVHELIETGTAPAVPAVEAVLVHRQTS; this is translated from the coding sequence ATGGCCAAAGACACGAGCGTCCCCGCGTCCATCACCAGTGCCGACGTGGCGCGGCTCGCCGGGGTGTCACGCGCCACCGTCTCCTTCGTGCTGAACGACACCCCCGGTCATCGCGTCAGCGAGACCACCCGGGCCCGGGTGCGCGACGCGGCCAGGCAGCTCGGCTACGTCCCGCACGCCGCCGCCCGGTCCCTGCGGGCCGGCCGCAGCAACCTCGTCCTGATGCCCGCCTCGATCTCCGCGATCGGCCGCCTCGTCAGCGACTGGGTGGACGACCTGCACAGCGAGCTCGACCGCCACGGCTACACGGCCGTGCTCCACGCGGGCCGCTTCGCCGACCCCCTCGACGCCGCCCGGGCCTGGGCCGAACTGCGCCCGGCGGCCGTCGTCGCCATGGACGGCGACCGCTTCACCGGCCAGGCGGCCGAGCTGCTGCGCCGCGCCGGGGTGCGGGGCCTGCTCGCCTTCGCGGCCCACCCCGTCGAGGGGGTGCACACCATCGACTTCGACCACGCCCGGATCGGCGCCGCCGCGGCCGAGCACCTGATCGGCCGGGGCCGCAGCAGGATCGGCGTCGTCATGCCCCTCGAGCGCGGCCTCGGCACGCTCGCCCAGCCGCGCCTCGCGGGCGCCGAGTCGGTCGCCGCCCGCCGCATGGCCACGGTCACCCCGGTGGAGCTGGCCTACACCCGCGAATCCGTGACCGCCCTGGCCCGGCGGTGGCGGAGCCTGCACCTGGACTCCGTCTTCGCCTACAACGACGAGTACGCGGCCCTGCTCCTGCACGCGTTCCAGGCCGAGGGCATCTCCGTACCGGACGAGGTCGCCCTCGTCGGCTCCGACGACCTCGTCCTCTCCGCGCTCCAGCAGCCCGCGCTCACCACGGTCCGGCTGGACCTGCCGTCGGCCGCCCTGATCGCGGACACCGTGCACGAGCTGATCGAGACCGGAACGGCCCCGGCGGTACCGGCCGTCGAGGCCGTGCTCGTCCACCGCCAGACCTCCTGA
- a CDS encoding MMPL family transporter, producing the protein MIRALTGFSTRNPWKVIAVWAVLGIFLSVLSQPLVYRVTETQSGEFLPAQYDSAAALKVAEEKFGVKPDGNAVTVLVARADGEPLTEADHRRVGAVAGQLGSRRVEMPAPKEDDPPAFLNEDHSQTPGVSPAMTAPDRSFELLSVRLTGNSTDPGLHGVYRVFRDQAKEAFGEAGMRTGFTGGLADLTDTADAEKTTQTIVGIVMVGLIVLINILVFRSVLAAFVPLFAVVIVGGAAAGAVVGGAALTGIKLDPSTPSMISVVLIGIGVDYFLFLLFRFREQLRSRPEQPVREAAAEVSARVGTAITSAALTIVAAFATLAIATFGQFRVLGPAIAVSVLVMLLASLTLMPALLAATGRKMFWPSRALKREPAEGAASRFGALVARRPLTLVLASVALLGALAAGLAGIRMDFGQGGGNLETPAAATAAEISRALPAGVSDPATVYVTAKDGQTLTAEGIEALPRALAVVEGVGRIGATTLNEGRTAARFDLYLTPGPQTQQARDLVSGPVRDTIAGAAPAGTEAHVGGTAAIFADISTAVDHDLRIVFPVAAVLIALILLVLLRSLLAPAILMISVGLGFAATLGASALFFQHLLDEPGVNFVLPLVLFLFVVALGTDYNILISDRIREEMERPGPARAAVARAVRHTAPAIATAGVVLAASFGSLAVNSNPSTQQIGFATALGIILSAFVLSIVLVPALAALLGRSTWWPVRPGGARRRHQAEPAAARPQEDRVSVG; encoded by the coding sequence GTGATCCGCGCCCTGACCGGGTTCTCCACCCGCAACCCGTGGAAGGTCATCGCCGTCTGGGCGGTGCTGGGCATCTTCCTGAGCGTGCTCAGTCAGCCCCTCGTCTACCGTGTCACCGAGACCCAGAGCGGTGAGTTCCTGCCCGCCCAGTACGACTCGGCCGCCGCGCTGAAGGTCGCCGAGGAGAAGTTCGGGGTGAAGCCCGACGGCAACGCGGTGACGGTGCTCGTCGCCCGCGCCGACGGCGAACCCCTCACCGAGGCCGACCACCGCCGCGTCGGCGCCGTCGCCGGCCAGCTGGGCAGCCGGCGCGTGGAGATGCCCGCGCCGAAGGAGGACGACCCGCCCGCCTTCCTGAACGAGGACCACTCCCAGACCCCCGGGGTCAGCCCCGCGATGACCGCTCCGGACCGGAGCTTCGAGCTGCTCTCCGTCCGGCTGACCGGCAACTCCACGGACCCCGGCCTCCACGGCGTCTACCGCGTCTTCCGCGACCAGGCCAAGGAGGCGTTCGGTGAGGCGGGGATGCGCACCGGCTTCACCGGTGGCCTGGCCGACCTCACGGACACCGCCGACGCCGAGAAGACCACCCAGACCATCGTCGGGATCGTCATGGTCGGCCTGATCGTGCTGATCAACATCCTGGTGTTCCGCAGTGTCCTGGCCGCCTTCGTGCCGCTGTTCGCGGTGGTCATCGTCGGCGGCGCGGCGGCGGGCGCGGTGGTCGGCGGCGCGGCGCTCACCGGCATCAAGCTGGACCCCTCCACGCCGAGCATGATCAGCGTCGTGCTGATCGGCATCGGCGTCGACTACTTCCTCTTCCTCCTCTTCCGCTTCCGGGAGCAGCTGCGGTCCCGCCCGGAGCAGCCCGTCCGCGAGGCGGCGGCCGAGGTCAGCGCCCGGGTCGGCACGGCCATCACGTCGGCGGCCCTGACCATCGTGGCCGCGTTCGCCACCCTCGCCATCGCGACCTTCGGGCAGTTCCGCGTCCTCGGGCCGGCCATCGCCGTGTCGGTACTGGTCATGCTGCTGGCCAGCCTGACCCTGATGCCCGCGCTGCTCGCGGCCACCGGACGGAAGATGTTCTGGCCCTCCCGCGCCCTCAAGCGGGAGCCCGCCGAAGGGGCCGCCTCTCGTTTCGGCGCCCTGGTCGCCCGCCGCCCGCTGACCCTCGTGCTCGCCTCCGTGGCCCTGCTGGGCGCCCTCGCGGCCGGACTGGCCGGCATCCGGATGGACTTCGGCCAGGGTGGCGGCAACCTCGAGACCCCGGCCGCCGCCACCGCCGCCGAGATCTCCCGCGCCCTGCCCGCCGGGGTGTCCGACCCGGCCACGGTCTACGTCACCGCGAAGGACGGCCAGACCCTCACCGCAGAGGGGATCGAGGCCCTGCCCCGGGCCCTCGCCGTGGTCGAGGGCGTCGGCAGGATCGGCGCGACCACCCTCAACGAAGGCCGCACGGCCGCTCGTTTCGACCTCTACCTCACCCCTGGCCCGCAGACCCAGCAGGCCCGCGACCTCGTCTCGGGACCCGTACGCGACACGATCGCCGGCGCCGCCCCCGCCGGGACCGAGGCCCATGTCGGCGGCACGGCCGCGATCTTCGCCGACATCTCCACCGCCGTCGACCACGATCTGCGGATCGTGTTCCCGGTCGCCGCGGTGCTGATCGCCCTCATCCTGCTCGTCCTGCTGCGCAGCCTGCTGGCCCCCGCGATCCTCATGATCTCCGTCGGCCTCGGGTTCGCCGCCACCCTCGGCGCCTCCGCCCTCTTCTTCCAGCACCTGCTCGACGAGCCGGGCGTCAACTTCGTCCTCCCGCTGGTGCTGTTCCTCTTCGTCGTCGCCCTCGGCACCGACTACAACATCCTGATCAGCGACCGCATACGCGAGGAGATGGAACGTCCCGGACCGGCCCGCGCGGCCGTCGCCCGTGCCGTGCGGCACACCGCGCCCGCGATCGCCACGGCGGGCGTCGTCCTCGCGGCCTCCTTCGGCAGCCTGGCCGTCAACTCGAACCCGTCCACCCAGCAAATCGGCTTCGCGACGGCGCTCGGCATCATCCTGTCCGCGTTCGTCCTGTCCATCGTGCTGGTGCCCGCGCTCGCCGCGCTCCTCGGCCGGAGCACCTGGTGGCCGGTCCGCCCGGGCGGCGCCCGTCGCCGCCACCAGGCCGAGCCCGCGGCCGCCAGGCCACAAGAGGACCGCGTCTCCGTCGGGTAG
- a CDS encoding response regulator, translating to MSGRTTEAIRVLIADDQPLVRRGLALILAPDPAFEVVGEAADGEEAVALAHRLRPDVVVMDIRMPVLDGVGATERLARTLPECRVLALSTFDMDEYVVAALRAGAYGFLPKDISPEELVAAVRVVHTGEAAVAPRLLTRLISAYVLAPRRPQPPAASLGDLTPREQEVWRLMATGLDNAEIAEAMDISVSTVKNHITSLFGKLGARDRAQAVIAAYETGLVEAGSRN from the coding sequence ATGAGCGGACGGACGACGGAGGCGATCAGGGTGCTGATCGCGGACGACCAGCCGCTGGTGCGGCGCGGGCTGGCCCTGATCCTCGCCCCCGACCCGGCCTTCGAGGTGGTGGGCGAGGCGGCCGACGGCGAGGAGGCGGTGGCCCTCGCGCACCGGCTGCGGCCCGACGTCGTCGTGATGGACATCCGGATGCCGGTGCTGGACGGAGTCGGGGCGACCGAACGGCTCGCGCGGACGCTGCCCGAGTGCCGGGTACTGGCGCTGAGCACCTTCGACATGGACGAGTACGTGGTGGCGGCGCTGCGCGCGGGTGCCTACGGCTTCCTGCCCAAGGACATCTCGCCCGAGGAACTGGTCGCGGCGGTACGGGTGGTGCACACCGGAGAGGCCGCCGTCGCGCCCCGGCTGCTGACCCGGCTGATCTCCGCCTACGTGCTGGCCCCGCGCCGGCCGCAGCCGCCCGCGGCGAGCCTGGGCGACCTCACGCCGCGCGAGCAGGAGGTGTGGCGGCTGATGGCCACCGGACTCGACAACGCGGAGATCGCCGAGGCCATGGACATCAGCGTGTCCACCGTGAAGAACCACATCACCAGCCTCTTCGGGAAGCTCGGCGCCCGCGACCGCGCCCAGGCGGTGATCGCCGCGTACGAGACCGGGCTGGTCGAGGCGGGCAGCCGGAACTAG
- a CDS encoding sensor histidine kinase, producing MPKTLTARGTSRADGPSPGGDALPWTRNDALVTVGAAVVDLLSFSLGSQVDHGYVPPAGCVLLVVAALPLLVRRRAPLATLAAVLLLDLVFNLSVPVGQHFTATAVVALYTVARSRGAAVVAVAALVSAVMPLVGQSSQPGTVDVIGSVANPLFVLVTAAAMNRWHRENEANRRLLADRAVADERRRIARELHDIVAHHITTMQLMAGGARANLASDPEVAREALVTLEGSGRMALSEMRQLLDVLRAGDEAEEEPTAPQPGVGDLAGIVGETCRAGLPVELDVRGEERPLPPSVGLTVFRIVQEALTNARKYAGEARASVRLTYGPHGLAVEVSDDGAGAAAAPAGSGYGLVGMRERVALHGGTLEAGPLAGGGFRVAARLPLKAGEGALR from the coding sequence ATGCCGAAAACGCTCACCGCACGGGGAACTTCCCGTGCCGACGGGCCCTCGCCGGGCGGCGACGCCCTGCCCTGGACGCGCAACGACGCGCTGGTCACCGTCGGGGCGGCCGTAGTGGACCTGCTCAGCTTCTCGCTCGGCAGCCAGGTCGACCACGGGTACGTCCCGCCGGCCGGCTGCGTGCTGCTGGTGGTGGCCGCACTGCCGTTGCTGGTCCGGCGCCGCGCCCCGCTGGCCACGCTCGCGGCGGTCCTGCTGCTCGACCTGGTCTTCAACCTGAGCGTGCCGGTGGGGCAGCACTTCACCGCCACGGCCGTGGTCGCGCTCTACACGGTCGCACGGTCCCGGGGCGCGGCCGTGGTGGCAGTGGCGGCGCTCGTCTCCGCGGTGATGCCGCTGGTGGGGCAGTCATCGCAGCCGGGGACCGTGGACGTGATCGGCAGCGTGGCCAACCCGCTGTTCGTGCTCGTCACCGCGGCCGCGATGAACCGATGGCACCGTGAGAACGAGGCCAACCGCCGCCTGCTCGCCGACCGCGCGGTGGCCGACGAACGGCGCCGCATCGCCCGGGAGCTGCACGACATCGTCGCCCACCACATCACCACCATGCAGCTGATGGCCGGAGGCGCCCGGGCCAACCTGGCGAGCGACCCCGAGGTGGCCCGGGAGGCGCTGGTCACCCTGGAGGGATCCGGGCGGATGGCGCTGAGCGAGATGCGCCAACTGCTGGACGTGCTGCGGGCGGGAGACGAGGCCGAGGAGGAGCCCACCGCCCCGCAGCCCGGGGTCGGGGACCTGGCGGGGATCGTCGGCGAGACCTGCCGGGCCGGGCTGCCCGTCGAACTGGACGTGCGGGGCGAGGAGCGCCCGCTGCCGCCGAGCGTGGGCCTGACCGTGTTCCGCATCGTGCAGGAGGCGTTGACGAACGCGCGCAAGTACGCGGGCGAGGCGCGGGCCTCCGTACGGCTGACGTACGGACCGCACGGGCTGGCCGTGGAGGTGTCCGACGACGGGGCCGGAGCGGCGGCCGCGCCCGCCGGGTCCGGCTACGGTCTGGTGGGAATGCGGGAACGGGTCGCACTGCACGGCGGCACGCTGGAGGCCGGACCGCTGGCCGGGGGCGGGTTCCGGGTGGCGGCCCGACTGCCGCTGAAGGCCGGGGAAGGGGCGCTGCGATGA